The proteins below are encoded in one region of Clostridium pasteurianum DSM 525 = ATCC 6013:
- the spoIIAA gene encoding anti-sigma F factor antagonist, with protein MYIEFCKSEDKLIIKLTGELDHHSAEEVRNKIDDRLERTGYNKVILDFSNVNFMDSSGIGVVIGRYKKISMRKGQICIANVQESVKRVFELSGMFKIIKLYKSVQEAIEVI; from the coding sequence ATGTATATAGAATTCTGTAAGAGTGAAGATAAACTAATTATTAAATTGACTGGTGAACTTGATCATCATAGTGCAGAAGAAGTAAGAAATAAAATTGATGATAGACTTGAAAGAACTGGATATAACAAAGTAATATTAGATTTTTCAAATGTAAATTTTATGGACAGTTCTGGTATAGGCGTAGTTATAGGAAGATATAAAAAGATTTCTATGAGAAAAGGACAAATATGTATAGCAAATGTGCAAGAATCTGTTAAAAGGGTATTTGAACTTTCTGGGATGTTTAAAATTATAAAGTTGTACAAAAGTGTACAAGAAGCTATTGAGGTAATATGA
- a CDS encoding glycosyltransferase family 2 protein, whose product MNIDPKVFIVILNFNSFKDTKECLFSLKQLKYSNHEIIVVDNSSTDGSYEKLKREFSTYNIIKCNENLGYASGNNLGIKYALKNNAEYICILNNDVIVESDFLDKIIEIMEEHKEIGVAGPCICKYNNKNIIQAMGAKINLYTGLTQGKYKNYKYNEIPKENSFVDYLGGACFVCRRDVFEDIGLIPENYFLFFEETEFCYRASAKGYKLLCVYDSKIYHKGSSTISKYSGLSYYFLNRNRVIFIKRNANMLEKTVFSIYIFIEAIGRIIIRREPFSLIKNIIHGFKADTENIDMETVNKFVK is encoded by the coding sequence ATGAATATAGATCCAAAAGTTTTTATAGTAATATTAAATTTTAATTCTTTTAAGGATACAAAAGAGTGCTTATTTAGCTTAAAACAATTAAAATATAGTAATCATGAAATAATAGTTGTAGATAATTCATCTACAGATGGCTCCTATGAAAAGTTGAAGAGAGAATTTAGTACATATAATATTATAAAATGTAATGAAAATTTAGGCTATGCCAGCGGAAACAATTTAGGAATTAAATATGCTTTAAAAAATAATGCCGAATATATCTGCATATTAAATAATGATGTAATAGTAGAAAGTGATTTTTTAGATAAAATAATTGAAATTATGGAAGAACATAAGGAGATAGGTGTAGCTGGACCTTGTATATGTAAATATAACAATAAAAATATTATACAAGCTATGGGGGCCAAAATAAATTTATATACAGGGCTTACTCAAGGAAAATATAAAAATTATAAATACAATGAAATTCCTAAAGAAAATTCTTTTGTAGATTATCTGGGAGGAGCCTGTTTTGTATGCAGAAGAGATGTATTTGAAGATATAGGATTAATACCTGAAAATTATTTTCTATTTTTTGAAGAAACAGAATTTTGTTATAGAGCAAGTGCTAAAGGATATAAATTGCTATGTGTATATGATAGTAAAATTTATCATAAAGGATCTTCTACTATATCTAAATATAGTGGATTGAGTTATTATTTTTTAAATAGAAACAGAGTAATTTTTATAAAAAGAAATGCTAATATGTTAGAGAAAACTGTATTTTCTATATATATTTTTATTGAGGCTATAGGAAGAATAATAATTAGAAGAGAACCTTTTAGCCTAATTAAAAATATTATACACGGATTTAAGGCCGATACAGAAAATATAGATATGGAAACGGTAAATAAATTTGTAAAGTAA
- the rfbD gene encoding dTDP-4-dehydrorhamnose reductase, whose translation MKILITGANGQLGRELQKQYAEKDVEIIPTDVKDLDITDVNEVNKFVKEHKPNVIINCAAHTQVDKCEEQLDLAYKINAVGPKNLASAAFSIGAEIVQVSTDYVFNGNGNTELTEFDTTDPQTVYGKTKLDGENFVKTLNPKYYIVRTAWLYGDGNNFVKTMIKLSENHNELKVVNDQIGTPTSTVDLASVIIKLIDEKNYGLFHCTCKGVCSWYDFAKEIFRLKNIDINVIPCTTEEFPRPAKRPKYSVLRNYMLEITTGDITKTWQESLKEYIENLDM comes from the coding sequence ATGAAAATATTAATAACTGGGGCTAATGGTCAGCTTGGAAGAGAGCTTCAAAAACAATATGCAGAAAAAGATGTTGAGATTATTCCAACAGATGTAAAAGATCTGGATATAACAGATGTAAATGAGGTAAATAAATTTGTAAAAGAACATAAACCAAATGTAATTATAAATTGTGCAGCACATACACAGGTGGATAAATGTGAGGAACAATTGGATTTAGCCTATAAAATAAATGCTGTAGGCCCTAAAAATTTAGCTTCAGCAGCTTTTTCCATAGGAGCTGAAATTGTTCAGGTTTCTACTGATTATGTGTTTAATGGAAATGGAAATACTGAGCTTACTGAATTTGATACTACAGATCCTCAAACGGTGTATGGAAAAACTAAATTAGATGGAGAAAACTTTGTAAAAACTTTAAATCCCAAATATTATATTGTAAGAACTGCATGGTTATATGGAGATGGAAATAATTTTGTAAAGACTATGATAAAACTAAGTGAAAATCATAATGAATTAAAGGTTGTAAATGATCAGATAGGAACACCTACCAGCACTGTAGATTTAGCTAGTGTAATAATAAAACTTATAGATGAAAAAAATTATGGACTATTCCATTGTACCTGCAAAGGTGTATGTTCTTGGTATGATTTTGCTAAAGAAATATTCAGGCTGAAAAATATTGATATAAATGTTATTCCATGTACTACAGAAGAATTCCCAAGACCTGCAAAGAGGCCTAAATATTCTGTGCTTAGAAATTACATGTTGGAAATTACAACTGGAGATATAACAAAAACATGGCAGGAGTCACTAAAAGAGTATATAGAAAATCTGGATATGTAA
- the spoIIAB gene encoding anti-sigma F factor, giving the protein MYDNMMKVEFLSKSQNESFARVAVAAFASQLDPTIEEITDIKTAVSEAVTNSIIHGYKDKKDGIVEITAELNKNEITIIIVDHGCGIDDIEQAREPLYTSRPDLERSGMGFTVMETFMDSVEIESSKTGTKIRMKKKFKSLDID; this is encoded by the coding sequence ATGTACGATAATATGATGAAAGTAGAATTTTTGAGCAAGTCTCAAAATGAAAGCTTTGCAAGAGTGGCAGTAGCAGCTTTTGCATCACAGCTGGATCCTACTATTGAAGAGATTACAGATATTAAAACTGCAGTTTCAGAAGCTGTTACCAATTCCATAATACATGGTTATAAGGATAAAAAGGATGGAATAGTAGAAATTACAGCAGAATTAAATAAAAATGAAATTACTATAATTATCGTTGATCATGGTTGTGGCATTGATGATATAGAACAAGCCAGAGAGCCACTATATACCTCAAGACCAGATCTTGAAAGATCAGGTATGGGATTCACTGTAATGGAAACCTTTATGGATAGTGTGGAGATAGAGTCAAGTAAGACTGGTACAAAGATACGTATGAAGAAAAAATTTAAGTCTTTAGATATAGATTAA
- a CDS encoding cyclodeaminase/cyclohydrolase family protein has protein sequence MYENMTIGEFSKVLSSSSPAPGGGGAAALTAALAASLTSMVFNLTIGKKVYEDYDDSIKELIKESLAKMEEAKDEFITYIDKDGAAFLEIINAFKMPKDTEEAIQLRSKAIAKGYENAAKVPMELIEKTNKIYEMISVACEYGNKFAVSDAGCAAILAHSVIEIAVLNIGINLSGIKDEAIKNKLEEESQKLLQQSKNNKNDIVYVVNKILGI, from the coding sequence ATGTATGAAAATATGACAATAGGGGAATTTTCAAAAGTACTTTCCAGTAGTTCACCAGCTCCAGGGGGTGGCGGCGCAGCAGCCCTAACAGCGGCATTAGCAGCTTCACTTACTTCTATGGTATTTAATCTTACTATAGGAAAAAAAGTATATGAAGATTATGATGATTCCATAAAAGAATTAATAAAAGAAAGTTTAGCAAAGATGGAAGAGGCAAAGGATGAATTTATTACATATATAGACAAAGATGGAGCAGCTTTTTTAGAAATTATTAATGCTTTTAAAATGCCTAAGGACACAGAAGAAGCAATACAGCTAAGAAGTAAGGCTATAGCTAAAGGTTATGAAAATGCTGCTAAAGTACCTATGGAGTTAATTGAAAAGACAAATAAAATATACGAGATGATATCTGTTGCCTGTGAATACGGAAATAAATTTGCAGTGTCAGATGCGGGATGTGCTGCTATACTTGCTCACTCAGTGATAGAGATAGCTGTATTAAATATAGGTATAAATCTATCTGGTATAAAAGATGAAGCCATAAAAAATAAATTGGAAGAAGAATCGCAAAAACTATTGCAGCAAAGTAAAAATAATAAAAATGATATAGTTTATGTGGTAAATAAGATTCTTGGAATATAG
- a CDS encoding flippase, translated as MNRVAKNFLLTISSSLISQVIVFFTGTYYATKIGASYFGTVNTVQAMILYFTMVVLFGLQTYGTREIAKDRENIKQVVGDILIFRFILFILSFAVIVIISSAFENNINSIKTLFILYGLTLLPTAMNIDWVFNGIQEMKYNAVYNIIKNIIPFILIYIFLREKSQVYYIPLFTFIALFIGTIYQGYIYFFKKRFTLSINLNKKKFISYVNFGLPFLISGILAMINTNVDRIIIMFTRGSEEAGIYGSAYYIILFLINIETMIFTPIFPLIINYFNNNDRENLKKLMNNTSKIITAFIMPVVIGGILLSKDIIVLLFDKSFIGAYSPFIILLLYALILFFREIYGWGLNACGMEKKYLKTVTISALVNLILNLIFTPRYGMNMAAAITVLSEIINIVMMRYYAKRIIIVSNYINIIKSLFPCFIMAIVIIILKYFNINVVFTIILSAIFYSIFIIITKYITLQEVRSILIGKNGGV; from the coding sequence ATGAATAGAGTAGCTAAAAATTTTTTACTTACGATTTCTTCAAGTTTGATATCTCAGGTTATAGTGTTTTTTACAGGTACTTATTATGCCACTAAAATAGGAGCTTCTTATTTTGGTACAGTGAATACGGTTCAGGCAATGATATTGTATTTTACTATGGTAGTACTTTTTGGCCTTCAAACCTATGGAACCAGAGAAATTGCAAAGGACAGAGAAAATATAAAACAGGTAGTGGGTGATATACTTATCTTTAGATTTATATTATTTATTTTAAGCTTTGCAGTTATAGTTATTATATCTTCGGCCTTTGAAAATAATATAAATTCTATAAAAACTTTATTTATATTGTATGGACTAACACTACTTCCTACTGCTATGAATATTGACTGGGTATTTAATGGAATACAGGAAATGAAATACAATGCTGTTTATAATATCATTAAAAATATAATTCCATTTATTTTAATATATATCTTTTTAAGAGAAAAGAGCCAAGTTTATTATATACCCCTATTTACTTTTATAGCATTATTTATTGGAACCATATATCAGGGATACATATATTTTTTTAAGAAAAGATTTACTTTAAGTATTAATCTAAATAAGAAGAAATTTATTTCCTATGTAAATTTTGGACTTCCATTTTTAATTTCAGGAATACTTGCCATGATAAATACCAATGTGGATAGAATAATAATAATGTTCACTAGGGGAAGTGAAGAAGCAGGGATATATGGATCAGCTTATTATATAATTCTATTTTTAATAAATATTGAAACCATGATTTTTACACCTATATTTCCACTTATTATAAATTATTTTAACAATAATGACAGAGAGAATTTAAAAAAGCTTATGAATAATACCTCAAAGATAATAACTGCTTTTATTATGCCCGTTGTAATAGGAGGAATTCTTCTTTCAAAGGATATAATAGTGCTGCTCTTTGATAAAAGTTTTATAGGTGCTTATTCACCATTTATTATATTATTATTATATGCTTTAATACTTTTTTTTAGAGAAATATATGGTTGGGGATTGAACGCCTGTGGTATGGAGAAAAAATATTTAAAGACTGTTACTATATCAGCCTTAGTAAATTTAATATTGAATTTAATATTTACTCCTAGATATGGTATGAATATGGCTGCTGCAATAACTGTGCTATCAGAAATAATAAATATAGTGATGATGAGGTATTATGCTAAAAGAATTATAATAGTTTCAAACTATATTAATATAATAAAATCTTTATTTCCTTGTTTTATAATGGCTATTGTAATAATTATTTTAAAATATTTTAATATAAATGTAGTTTTTACCATAATTTTAAGTGCCATATTTTACAGTATATTTATAATTATAACGAAGTATATAACATTACAGGAAGTAAGGAGTATTTTAATTGGAAAGAACGGCGGTGTGTAA
- the pdaA gene encoding delta-lactam-biosynthetic de-N-acetylase: MKKLFIISTLIIALCATFCNNVSAVDIVKNNGIDKIFSAKKFSDNLSTKENSWYFVPEPDGKTPRTDCSLDILKKYRAYYVGDVNHKYIYLTFDEGYENGYTAKILDILKVNNVKAAFFVTVPYINSNKELVKRMADEGNLVCNHSNTHPSMATITDEEKFKWELTSTEEAYKEATGYDMNKFFRPPMGRYSELSLSYTSKFGYKTIFWSLAYKDWLKDNQPNPENAKKLILKRSHPGGIYLLHAVSKTNTEILDSLIKEWKSQGYEFKSLNDLP; this comes from the coding sequence ATGAAAAAACTATTTATTATTTCAACACTGATAATTGCATTATGTGCAACTTTTTGTAATAATGTATCCGCTGTTGATATTGTAAAAAATAATGGTATAGATAAAATTTTTTCAGCTAAGAAATTTTCCGATAATTTAAGTACTAAGGAAAATAGTTGGTATTTTGTACCTGAGCCCGATGGAAAAACTCCAAGAACTGATTGCAGCTTAGATATATTAAAAAAATATAGAGCTTATTATGTAGGAGATGTAAATCATAAATATATATATTTAACCTTTGATGAGGGATATGAAAATGGCTATACGGCAAAAATTTTAGATATATTGAAAGTCAACAATGTAAAAGCTGCTTTTTTTGTTACAGTGCCCTATATAAATTCAAATAAAGAATTAGTAAAGCGTATGGCAGATGAAGGTAATTTAGTATGCAACCACTCTAATACTCATCCTTCCATGGCAACTATTACAGATGAAGAAAAATTTAAATGGGAACTTACTTCTACTGAAGAAGCCTACAAAGAAGCTACTGGTTATGATATGAATAAGTTTTTCAGACCACCTATGGGAAGGTATAGTGAATTATCATTGTCCTATACAAGTAAATTTGGATATAAGACAATATTTTGGAGCCTAGCTTATAAAGACTGGCTTAAAGATAATCAGCCTAATCCTGAAAATGCAAAAAAACTTATTTTAAAAAGAAGCCATCCCGGTGGCATATATTTATTACACGCAGTTTCAAAAACCAATACAGAAATATTGGATTCTCTAATAAAAGAATGGAAAAGTCAGGGATATGAATTTAAGAGTTTAAATGATTTACCATGA
- the sigF gene encoding RNA polymerase sporulation sigma factor SigF, which translates to MVRDAMKKDSYDYNENVKLISEAQKGDKSALNKLVENNLPLVSAISKKFLNRGYEYDDIFQIGCLGLVKAVNNFDSKFEVKFSTYAVPMIIGEIKRFLRDDGIIKVSRSIKNAARKIHYDKETLTKKLNRDPTIEELSKFSGMNVEEILFATESANNLQYLYDVIHQDDGSPVMLIDKISENGEEDSKVVDRIALKDALNNLDKKSRQVIMLRYFKDKTQVQVAKMLGISQVQVSRIEKKVLKVMKEKLSG; encoded by the coding sequence ATGGTTAGAGATGCGATGAAAAAAGATAGTTATGACTATAATGAAAATGTAAAGCTTATTTCTGAGGCTCAAAAGGGAGATAAAAGTGCATTAAACAAGCTTGTAGAAAATAATTTGCCTCTGGTATCGGCTATAAGTAAAAAGTTTTTAAATAGGGGTTATGAATATGATGATATCTTTCAAATAGGTTGTTTAGGTCTCGTAAAGGCTGTAAATAATTTTGATTCAAAGTTTGAAGTTAAATTTTCTACTTATGCAGTACCTATGATAATAGGCGAAATTAAACGATTTTTAAGAGACGATGGTATAATTAAAGTGAGTAGAAGTATAAAAAATGCTGCAAGGAAAATTCATTATGATAAAGAGACTCTTACAAAAAAATTAAATAGGGATCCTACTATAGAAGAACTTTCAAAATTTTCTGGAATGAATGTAGAAGAAATATTATTTGCTACAGAATCTGCAAATAATCTTCAATATCTTTATGATGTCATTCATCAAGATGACGGTTCTCCAGTAATGCTTATAGATAAAATAAGTGAAAATGGTGAGGAGGATTCTAAGGTAGTAGACAGAATAGCTTTAAAGGATGCATTAAATAATTTAGATAAAAAATCAAGACAGGTTATAATGCTCAGGTATTTTAAGGATAAGACACAAGTACAGGTTGCTAAGATGCTGGGAATAAGTCAAGTACAAGTATCTAGAATAGAAAAAAAGGTATTAAAGGTAATGAAGGAAAAACTTAGCGGATAG
- a CDS encoding nitroreductase family protein produces the protein MDFYDVVENRKSIKRFKSTEVKDDKLGKMINAAMMAPSWKNKTSYKFVIVDDDYKKNIIASAVKNSSDEVEKAIKEAPVVALIAGEPEDSGNIDGKPLYLVDSAIAMEHFILAASNEGYGTCWIASFDENTIRDILDIPNNFKVVALTPIGEIAEEKQHNPVKNVNEHVFLNKWNVPFSKKHEKTLLR, from the coding sequence ATGGATTTTTATGATGTAGTAGAAAATAGAAAAAGTATAAAAAGATTTAAATCTACAGAAGTGAAAGATGATAAGCTTGGTAAAATGATTAATGCTGCAATGATGGCACCTTCTTGGAAAAATAAAACTTCTTATAAATTTGTTATAGTAGATGATGATTATAAGAAAAATATAATAGCTTCTGCTGTAAAAAATAGTTCTGATGAGGTTGAAAAAGCTATAAAAGAGGCACCCGTGGTAGCTTTAATTGCTGGAGAGCCAGAAGATTCTGGGAATATAGATGGAAAACCTTTATATTTAGTAGATAGTGCAATTGCTATGGAACATTTTATATTAGCAGCTTCTAATGAAGGCTATGGAACTTGTTGGATAGCTTCTTTTGATGAAAACACCATAAGAGATATATTAGATATACCAAATAACTTTAAAGTTGTAGCTTTGACACCAATTGGTGAAATAGCCGAAGAAAAACAGCATAACCCTGTAAAAAATGTAAATGAACATGTTTTTTTAAATAAATGGAATGTTCCTTTTAGTAAAAAGCATGAAAAGACTTTACTCAGATAG
- a CDS encoding glycosyltransferase family 4 protein yields the protein MRYYVLYPKAENVHLIKDVGMIAYKLHKLYGYNSYIASYNNDKYYYLDEEVKGIKMDFIQKKNKNLINIFKYLSKNSKNIDVLQIFHMTFNSVVYALLYKFFNRRGIIFLKLDCTELILQKIKNMKSIERIFFNFFLSSVDIIGVEQKYIFDRLKYLIGKHSNKLINVPNGIDFEADYFKKDINFKDKENIILNVGRIGSSEKATDLLMKAFSLIDEEIRKEWKLVFVGPVEDSFKETIEDFFEKYPNIKADIIFKGPIFNREELFQEYKKSKIFCLTSAYESFGIALIEAIACGNVIVSTRVGIAEEIVKEGKGAVVNVGDYKAIAVELKKLMTSDNLDKYSEEMKKYCKKQYNWDNIVENLHYRINNIRGKR from the coding sequence GTGAGATATTATGTATTATATCCAAAGGCTGAAAATGTACACCTAATAAAAGATGTAGGAATGATTGCTTACAAATTACATAAACTCTATGGATATAATTCCTATATAGCTAGCTATAACAATGATAAGTATTATTACCTAGACGAAGAAGTAAAAGGAATTAAAATGGACTTTATTCAGAAGAAAAATAAAAATTTAATAAATATATTTAAATATTTGAGTAAAAATTCTAAAAATATAGATGTACTTCAAATATTTCACATGACTTTTAATTCTGTAGTTTATGCTTTATTATATAAATTTTTTAATAGGCGCGGTATAATATTTTTAAAACTTGATTGTACAGAATTAATTTTGCAGAAGATAAAGAATATGAAATCTATTGAAAGAATATTTTTTAACTTTTTCCTTAGCAGTGTAGATATTATAGGAGTGGAGCAGAAATATATATTTGACAGGTTAAAATACTTGATTGGTAAACATAGCAATAAATTAATTAATGTACCCAATGGTATTGATTTTGAAGCTGACTATTTTAAAAAGGATATAAATTTTAAGGATAAAGAAAATATAATCTTGAATGTGGGCAGAATTGGAAGCAGTGAAAAAGCTACAGACTTACTTATGAAGGCTTTTTCATTGATAGATGAGGAAATAAGAAAAGAATGGAAGCTCGTATTTGTAGGACCTGTAGAGGATTCTTTTAAAGAGACTATAGAAGATTTTTTTGAAAAATACCCCAATATAAAAGCTGATATAATATTTAAAGGTCCCATATTTAATAGAGAAGAATTATTTCAAGAATATAAAAAATCAAAAATATTCTGCCTCACTTCTGCTTATGAAAGTTTTGGAATAGCATTGATAGAGGCTATAGCTTGTGGCAATGTAATAGTTTCTACTAGAGTTGGAATAGCAGAAGAAATTGTAAAAGAGGGAAAAGGAGCAGTAGTTAATGTAGGAGATTATAAAGCTATAGCTGTTGAATTGAAAAAACTAATGACCAGTGATAATTTAGATAAATATTCTGAAGAAATGAAAAAATATTGTAAGAAACAGTATAATTGGGATAACATAGTTGAAAATTTACATTATAGAATAAATAATATAAGAGGAAAAAGATGA
- a CDS encoding Eco57I restriction-modification methylase domain-containing protein, which translates to MEISTMLKDFLDKINELYNIILQPIDNIYKNISINKYKKKMNMDENQYFSSIYYSFIRKNRAKGIVYTPEEISNYMILNTVKIEDIIDNPFIKIMDPACGCGNIIIPCYKYLLKLYKENIDTINKSNNINLNKKNLNTHIIKNNLFGFDIDKNAIKILLIDIFSESNYIYPDNFIHQDFLVEDVLKKFNVIISNPPYIGQKSIDRDYSLKLKNLYRKVYKDKGDISYCFFQKSILNLEKDGKISFITSRYFLESPSGEELRKIFKELCSIEKIVDFYGIRPFKQVGIDPVIIFLVNSQNMKRDIEIIKPIGDIKKSKKLFYNSIFFNEGKYYKKFYIKKNALNNKGWILRDEIERNIINKIEKNSFTALSNICYSYQGIITGCDRAFIVDDKTVKNEDIERDILKPWIKSSSINKDSINENYKYIIYSDSIDSKENYPRALDHISTYKDRLLNRRECKKGIRKWYHLQWGRNKSIFEGEKIIFPYKSENNRFALDRGSFFSADVYALKLRENVPFTYEYLLFLLNSRIYEFYFKTFGKKLGENLYEYYPNNLMKLCIPTMRDVMEEDYLYNIFKFTEKEIDIIEKQT; encoded by the coding sequence ATGGAAATAAGTACAATGCTGAAGGATTTTTTAGATAAAATTAATGAATTATACAATATAATTTTACAGCCAATAGATAATATCTATAAGAATATCTCAATTAATAAGTATAAGAAAAAAATGAATATGGATGAAAATCAGTATTTTTCAAGTATATATTATAGTTTTATTAGAAAAAATAGAGCAAAGGGAATTGTATATACTCCTGAAGAAATATCAAATTATATGATTTTAAACACTGTAAAAATTGAGGATATAATAGACAATCCATTTATAAAAATAATGGATCCAGCCTGTGGATGTGGAAATATTATAATTCCCTGCTATAAATATTTACTTAAACTTTATAAAGAAAATATAGATACTATAAATAAAAGTAATAATATTAACTTAAATAAAAAAAATCTAAATACTCATATAATAAAAAATAATCTATTCGGATTTGATATAGATAAAAATGCTATAAAAATATTATTAATAGATATATTTAGCGAAAGTAATTATATCTATCCTGATAATTTTATTCACCAGGATTTTTTAGTAGAAGATGTGCTCAAGAAGTTTAATGTAATTATAAGTAATCCTCCTTACATTGGTCAAAAGTCCATAGATAGAGATTATAGTTTAAAGCTAAAGAATTTATATAGGAAAGTTTATAAGGATAAAGGTGATATTTCTTATTGCTTTTTTCAAAAATCCATTTTGAATTTGGAAAAAGATGGAAAGATATCCTTTATAACTTCCAGATATTTTTTAGAGTCTCCCAGTGGAGAAGAACTTAGAAAAATATTTAAAGAACTATGTTCTATAGAAAAAATAGTGGATTTTTATGGTATAAGGCCTTTTAAACAAGTTGGTATAGATCCTGTTATAATATTTTTAGTTAATTCTCAGAATATGAAGAGAGACATAGAAATTATAAAACCCATTGGAGATATAAAGAAAAGTAAAAAATTATTTTATAATTCTATTTTTTTTAATGAAGGTAAATACTATAAAAAATTTTATATAAAAAAGAATGCTCTAAATAACAAGGGATGGATATTAAGAGATGAAATAGAAAGAAATATTATAAACAAGATAGAGAAGAACAGTTTCACTGCCTTGTCTAATATATGTTATAGTTATCAGGGAATAATTACAGGTTGTGATAGAGCTTTTATAGTAGATGATAAAACTGTAAAAAATGAAGATATTGAAAGGGATATATTAAAACCTTGGATAAAAAGCAGTTCTATAAATAAAGACAGTATAAATGAAAATTACAAATATATAATATATTCGGATAGTATTGATAGCAAAGAAAATTATCCTAGAGCATTAGATCATATATCCACCTATAAAGATAGGCTTTTAAACAGGAGAGAATGTAAAAAGGGCATAAGAAAATGGTATCATCTTCAATGGGGAAGAAACAAGAGTATTTTTGAGGGTGAAAAAATTATTTTCCCCTATAAATCTGAAAATAATAGATTTGCACTAGATAGAGGGAGCTTTTTTAGTGCAGATGTATATGCTTTAAAGCTTAGAGAAAATGTTCCGTTTACCTATGAATATCTTCTGTTCTTATTGAATAGTAGGATATATGAATTCTATTTTAAAACCTTTGGTAAAAAACTGGGAGAAAATTTATATGAATATTATCCTAATAATTTGATGAAACTTTGTATTCCAACTATGAGAGATGTTATGGAGGAGGACTATCTGTATAATATATTTAAATTTACAGAGAAGGAAATAGATATAATAGAAAAGCAGACCTGA
- the speE gene encoding polyamine aminopropyltransferase produces MEMWIKEAQIEDAAMTYKVKETLVRKKTKYQDLAILDTCFFGRMLVLDGIIQTTIKDEFVYHEMMAHIPLFTHPNPKKVLVVGGGDGGVIREVLKHPSVEKAVLCEIDGDVVEECKKYLPEISCELDNPRCEIFIGDGIKYVNDHKNEFDVIIVDSTDPFGAAEGLFGGSFYEKIKECLTEDGIFIAQTETPFYLPEVVKKVFNDSKAIFKITKLFMAAIPTYPGGYWSFTIGSKKYDPETVNLDKYEDLDTKYYTKKIHKAAFVLPKYVEDLIK; encoded by the coding sequence ATGGAAATGTGGATAAAAGAAGCTCAAATTGAAGATGCTGCTATGACTTATAAAGTCAAAGAAACACTAGTAAGGAAAAAAACCAAATATCAAGATTTAGCAATACTGGATACCTGCTTTTTCGGAAGAATGCTAGTACTGGATGGCATAATACAGACTACTATAAAAGATGAATTTGTATATCATGAGATGATGGCTCATATTCCACTTTTTACACATCCAAATCCAAAAAAAGTATTAGTAGTAGGCGGCGGTGACGGAGGCGTTATAAGAGAAGTATTAAAGCATCCTTCCGTAGAAAAAGCCGTACTATGTGAAATTGATGGTGATGTAGTAGAAGAGTGTAAAAAATATTTACCAGAAATAAGTTGTGAATTAGATAATCCTCGGTGTGAAATATTTATAGGCGATGGAATAAAATATGTAAATGATCATAAAAATGAATTTGATGTAATAATAGTTGATTCAACAGATCCTTTTGGTGCAGCTGAAGGACTATTTGGTGGAAGCTTCTATGAAAAGATAAAAGAATGTCTCACAGAGGATGGAATATTTATAGCTCAAACAGAAACACCTTTTTACTTACCAGAAGTTGTAAAAAAAGTTTTTAATGATTCAAAGGCCATATTTAAAATTACAAAACTCTTTATGGCTGCTATACCAACCTATCCAGGAGGGTATTGGAGCTTTACCATAGGTTCTAAGAAATATGATCCTGAAACTGTAAATCTTGACAAATACGAAGATTTAGATACTAAATACTATACTAAAAAAATTCATAAAGCAGCTTTTGTATTGCCAAAATATGTAGAAGACCTTATAAAGTAA